The following coding sequences are from one Leptolyngbya sp. NIES-3755 window:
- a CDS encoding NAD(P)H-quinone oxidoreductase subunit H (similar to AA sequence:cyanobase_aa:LBDG_08920) has translation MGWIETKTEPMVINMGPHHPAMHGCFRIIVTLDGEDVIDCEPVIGYLHRGMEKIAENRTTTMFTPYTSRWDYYGGMFNEAVTVNAVEKLAQIEVPKRAKYIRMIMLELTRIVNHLLWLGPFVGDVGTQALFFPTLRDRELILDLFEAVSGYRMINHNYFRVGGVAADLPYGWVDKCADLCNYLPPTFDEYERLMSDNPIFRRRTEGIGILDRETAINWGVTGPMLRASGVKWDLRKVDHYECYDELDWDIQWETRGDCYARYIVRIREMRESVKIIQQALKALPGGAYENLEAKRIESGPKSEWNAFDYQFIAKKIAPTFKIPKGEHYVRVESGRGELGIFIIGDDNVFPWRWKIRPGDYNNLQLLPQLIQGTKVADIFVILASIDLVMGSVDR, from the coding sequence ATGGGTTGGATCGAAACTAAAACAGAACCGATGGTGATCAATATGGGACCTCACCATCCTGCAATGCACGGCTGTTTTCGCATTATTGTAACTTTAGATGGGGAAGACGTGATTGACTGTGAACCTGTAATCGGCTACTTGCATCGTGGCATGGAAAAGATTGCTGAAAACCGTACTACGACGATGTTTACTCCCTATACAAGTCGATGGGACTACTACGGCGGAATGTTTAACGAAGCAGTCACAGTCAATGCAGTTGAAAAATTAGCTCAAATTGAAGTTCCAAAACGCGCTAAATACATTCGGATGATTATGTTAGAACTCACCCGGATTGTGAATCACTTGCTGTGGTTAGGTCCGTTTGTCGGAGATGTGGGAACACAGGCATTATTTTTTCCAACATTGCGCGATCGAGAACTCATTCTTGATCTCTTTGAAGCTGTTTCTGGCTACCGCATGATCAATCACAACTATTTTCGCGTGGGAGGAGTCGCAGCGGATTTACCGTATGGCTGGGTCGATAAATGTGCAGACTTGTGCAACTATCTACCGCCAACATTTGATGAATACGAGCGATTAATGAGCGATAATCCGATCTTTCGTCGTCGGACGGAAGGAATTGGAATTCTCGATCGAGAAACTGCGATCAATTGGGGTGTGACCGGACCCATGCTTCGTGCATCAGGCGTGAAATGGGACTTACGCAAGGTCGATCACTACGAATGCTATGACGAACTCGATTGGGACATTCAGTGGGAAACGAGGGGCGATTGTTATGCCCGTTATATTGTCCGAATTCGAGAAATGCGAGAGTCCGTTAAAATCATTCAGCAAGCTCTAAAAGCGCTTCCAGGTGGAGCTTACGAGAATTTAGAAGCCAAGCGAATTGAATCCGGTCCAAAATCTGAATGGAATGCCTTTGACTATCAATTCATTGCTAAAAAAATCGCGCCCACCTTCAAGATTCCGAAAGGTGAACACTATGTCAGAGTCGAATCTGGTCGTGGTGAACTTGGAATCTTTATCATTGGCGATGACAACGTATTTCCGTGGCGCTGGAAAATTCGCCCTGGAGATTACAACAATCTGCAATTACTTCCCC
- a CDS encoding small GTP-binding protein (similar to AA sequence:cyanobase_aa:Npun_F1213): MRDLIFISYSHKDKKWLTALRTMLKPLEKKLPVEVWDDTRIRTGQQWRSEIAQALDRACVAILLVSPDFLASDFIAEHELPPLLKAAEQGGLVVVSLHISHSLYDETEIEKYQAINDPTQTLDLLNPGERNRLLVRVCREIKALALLSQEPTDF, translated from the coding sequence ATGCGAGATCTGATTTTTATTAGCTACAGTCACAAAGACAAGAAGTGGCTAACTGCGCTTCGGACAATGCTCAAGCCGCTTGAGAAGAAATTACCCGTTGAAGTCTGGGATGATACTAGAATCAGAACGGGTCAGCAATGGCGATCTGAAATTGCTCAAGCTTTAGATCGAGCCTGTGTTGCAATTTTGCTAGTTAGCCCTGATTTTTTGGCATCTGATTTCATTGCAGAACATGAATTGCCTCCCTTGCTAAAAGCGGCTGAACAGGGAGGTTTAGTTGTGGTTAGCTTGCATATCAGTCACAGCCTTTATGACGAGACAGAGATTGAAAAATATCAGGCAATCAATGATCCAACTCAAACGCTTGATCTACTGAATCCAGGAGAGCGAAATCGACTTTTAGTGCGAGTGTGTCGAGAGATTAAGGCTTTGGCACTGCTCAGTCAAGAGCCAACGGACTTTTGA
- a CDS encoding TIR protein (similar to AA sequence:cyanobase_aa:Npun_R0667), with protein MFLSYSHKDQALIDQLTAYVAALRRRGVIQVWTDQSIEAGTEWDKAIVSYLDSADIILLALSADFLASDYSSVEVREVLKRHNTGQAYVIPVMLRPVDWSDSPFSHLQSLPDNGKPITLWEDRDAAFLSVARSIQKVAEQLKAQAAVSDP; from the coding sequence GTGTTCTTGTCTTATTCTCACAAAGACCAGGCACTGATTGATCAGCTAACCGCTTATGTCGCTGCTTTGAGACGGCGAGGTGTGATTCAAGTCTGGACAGATCAGTCGATTGAGGCTGGGACAGAATGGGATAAAGCGATCGTCTCGTATCTTGATTCAGCCGATATTATTCTTCTAGCACTAAGTGCAGATTTCCTAGCCTCAGATTATTCTTCAGTAGAGGTAAGGGAAGTTCTGAAACGTCACAACACAGGACAAGCTTATGTCATTCCGGTGATGCTGCGACCTGTAGACTGGTCTGACTCGCCATTTTCTCATTTGCAAAGTCTTCCAGATAATGGGAAGCCAATTACGCTCTGGGAAGATAGGGATGCTGCTTTTCTGAGCGTCGCAAGATCCATTCAGAAAGTTGCAGAACAGTTAAAAGCGCAAGCCGCAGTTAGCGATCCGTAA
- a CDS encoding transcriptional regulator, AraC family (similar to AA sequence:cyanobase_aa:LBDG_08930) — MLIDFAKEGISGYQRVFDRSPQITSVATGWDGLGFGYDYMPPGETSEVVSVQHTLAIFTHTSKSQRAERSIDGKFHREQVANGNMVLVPSRVGCQSRWFEWGGVIFFSFDPLKLSEAIEQSHIDLIPQFALHDPLVYQIGLSLKLVLERDGFASRLYGESLANTLIVHLAEHYSNRRILIQEYTNGLSRSRLRCVIDYIEAHLDQDLGLSELAAIAKMSPHYFSQLFKQATGVTPHQFVIRSRVERAKGLLMQREMSIAEVAKQVGFADQSHLHRHCKKLLGVTPRTLQNWAK, encoded by the coding sequence ATGTTGATTGACTTTGCCAAAGAAGGAATCAGCGGATATCAACGAGTGTTTGATCGATCGCCTCAGATCACCAGTGTGGCAACAGGTTGGGATGGACTGGGATTTGGATATGATTACATGCCACCTGGAGAAACTTCTGAGGTCGTCTCTGTGCAACATACGCTTGCTATCTTTACGCATACGAGCAAATCTCAACGAGCAGAGCGATCGATTGATGGCAAGTTCCACCGCGAACAAGTTGCGAACGGCAATATGGTGCTAGTCCCGTCACGAGTAGGCTGTCAGAGTCGCTGGTTTGAGTGGGGTGGTGTGATATTCTTTAGCTTCGATCCTCTGAAGCTGAGTGAAGCGATCGAACAGTCCCATATCGATCTGATTCCCCAATTTGCACTCCATGATCCGCTAGTGTATCAAATCGGACTCTCTCTCAAACTGGTTCTAGAACGGGATGGATTTGCAAGTCGGCTTTACGGTGAATCATTAGCAAACACATTAATCGTTCATTTAGCAGAGCACTACTCAAACCGAAGAATTCTGATTCAAGAATATACGAATGGACTCTCTCGATCGCGATTACGCTGCGTGATCGATTACATTGAAGCTCACTTAGACCAAGATTTGGGATTGAGTGAATTAGCAGCGATCGCGAAAATGAGTCCACACTATTTTTCTCAATTGTTCAAACAAGCGACTGGAGTGACACCGCATCAGTTTGTGATTCGATCGCGAGTGGAACGGGCAAAGGGATTGTTAATGCAAAGAGAAATGTCGATCGCAGAAGTCGCGAAACAAGTTGGATTTGCCGATCAAAGTCACTTGCATCGACATTGCAAAAAGCTTTTGGGAGTCACACCTAGAACGTTACAAAACTGGGCAAAATGA
- a CDS encoding urease accessory protein G (similar to AA sequence:cyanobase_aa:LBDG_35190): MTQTLVSTAFRVGIAGPVGSGKTALVDALCKAMRDRASIAVVTNDIYTQEDAKFLVRSQALSPDRILGVETGGCPHTAIREDASMNLAAIDQLEHRFQNLELIFVESGGDNLAATFSPELVDLNVYVIDVAGGDKIPRKGGPGITKSDLLVINKIDLAPYVGADLQGMERDAKLMRGEKPFVFTNLKTRHGLDKIIDFVSTYAGLNLKQK, translated from the coding sequence ATGACGCAAACTCTGGTTTCTACTGCTTTTCGAGTCGGGATCGCAGGTCCAGTTGGCTCTGGTAAAACTGCTTTAGTCGATGCACTCTGTAAAGCAATGCGCGATCGCGCTTCAATCGCGGTTGTGACCAATGATATTTACACTCAGGAAGACGCGAAATTCTTAGTGCGATCGCAAGCACTGTCACCCGATCGCATTCTCGGTGTGGAAACGGGCGGCTGTCCGCATACTGCGATTCGCGAAGATGCTTCGATGAACTTAGCCGCGATCGACCAACTTGAACATCGATTTCAGAATCTAGAGTTAATTTTTGTTGAGAGCGGTGGGGATAACTTAGCTGCAACTTTTAGCCCGGAATTAGTGGATCTCAATGTTTATGTGATTGATGTTGCAGGTGGCGATAAGATTCCGCGTAAAGGGGGTCCAGGGATTACAAAATCCGATCTTTTAGTGATCAACAAAATCGATTTAGCTCCTTACGTTGGCGCAGATCTGCAAGGGATGGAACGGGATGCAAAACTGATGAGAGGAGAAAAACCCTTTGTGTTTACAAACCTCAAAACTCGCCACGGATTAGACAAAATTATTGATTTCGTGTCAACTTACGCAGGGCTGAATCTGAAGCAAAAATAA
- a CDS encoding urea ABC transporter, urea binding protein (similar to AA sequence:cyanobase_aa:LBDG_35200) → MTKSFGRREFIILGSTAAGSILLKSCSTPTGTTGSTSSAPAASPATNTTAASGNTIKVGILHSLSGTMAISEKSVVDAEQLAIEEINKAGGVLGKQIEAVVEDGNSDWPTFAEKAKKLIDQDKVATVFGCWTSASRKAVLPVFESKKHLLWYPVQYEGQECSNNVFYTGAAPNQQIEPSVEWLLKNKGKDFYLVGSDYVFPRTANTIIKAQLAAQGGTTKGEDYIPLGNTEVKPVVDKIKQAMPNGGVIYNSLNGDTNVAFFKELQASGLSPDKYPSMSVSIAEEEVKAIGVDYLKGHFAAWNYFQTVDTPASKKFVEAFKAKYGSDRVVNDPMEAAYIMVYLWKQSVEKAGTADDLDKVKTAAYGQTFDAPEGKVTLNSNHHLSKYVRIGEVAADGLFKIVSESKEAVKPIPWNQFVAETKGYSCDWSDPAKGGRFKTT, encoded by the coding sequence ATGACAAAATCATTTGGACGGCGCGAATTTATCATCCTTGGCTCCACTGCTGCGGGGAGTATTCTCTTAAAATCCTGTTCGACTCCAACCGGAACAACCGGATCGACCAGTAGCGCCCCGGCTGCTTCTCCCGCAACAAATACCACTGCTGCATCTGGCAACACGATTAAAGTCGGCATTCTGCATTCGCTATCCGGCACGATGGCAATCTCTGAAAAGAGCGTCGTCGATGCAGAACAATTAGCGATCGAGGAAATTAACAAAGCAGGCGGCGTATTAGGTAAGCAGATCGAAGCGGTTGTCGAAGATGGCAACTCCGATTGGCCCACTTTTGCTGAAAAAGCGAAGAAATTGATCGACCAAGACAAGGTTGCGACGGTGTTTGGTTGTTGGACTTCTGCCAGCCGTAAAGCTGTTCTTCCTGTGTTTGAGTCGAAGAAGCATCTGCTCTGGTATCCGGTGCAGTACGAAGGACAAGAATGCTCGAACAATGTCTTTTACACAGGTGCGGCTCCCAACCAGCAGATTGAACCCTCTGTCGAATGGTTGCTGAAGAACAAAGGCAAAGATTTCTACTTGGTTGGATCTGACTACGTTTTCCCGCGTACTGCAAACACCATCATCAAAGCGCAACTCGCGGCACAAGGTGGAACGACGAAAGGTGAAGACTACATTCCTTTGGGCAACACCGAAGTCAAGCCTGTCGTAGACAAGATCAAACAAGCGATGCCGAATGGTGGCGTGATCTACAACAGCTTGAACGGTGACACCAACGTGGCATTCTTCAAGGAATTGCAAGCATCGGGCTTATCTCCTGACAAGTATCCATCCATGTCGGTGAGTATTGCAGAAGAAGAAGTCAAAGCGATCGGGGTTGACTATCTCAAAGGTCACTTTGCTGCATGGAACTACTTCCAAACCGTGGATACGCCTGCAAGTAAGAAGTTCGTTGAAGCATTCAAAGCGAAATACGGCAGCGATCGGGTCGTGAATGACCCGATGGAAGCGGCTTACATCATGGTGTACTTGTGGAAGCAATCGGTTGAAAAAGCGGGCACTGCGGATGATCTCGACAAAGTGAAAACAGCGGCTTACGGTCAGACCTTCGATGCACCGGAAGGCAAAGTCACGCTGAACTCGAACCATCACTTGTCGAAGTATGTTCGCATCGGTGAAGTGGCAGCAGACGGTCTATTCAAGATCGTGTCCGAATCCAAGGAAGCCGTGAAGCCAATTCCGTGGAATCAATTCGTAGCAGAAACAAAGGGTTACTCTTGCGACTGGTCTGATCCCGCGAAGGGCGGTAGATTCAAGACGACCTAG
- a CDS encoding urea ABC transporter, permease protein UrtB (similar to AA sequence:cyanobase_aa:LBDG_35210), whose product MLSGLLNGIFSGVSVGSVLLLAALGLAIVFGLMGVINMAHGELMMLGAYTTFVVQNVMRPMGGFWFDIYIFVALIAAFIVTAIFGIVLERGVIRYLYGRPLETLLATWGVSLILQQLVRSISWQLVILIAVFCALFFGAMWILARRPNYEQIRGWSIAILLPLSAAVALTVSHTVGQLYGLVATKPWFGAQNVDVTAPRWLRGGLSIAGTQFSYARIFIIFLTIAAVCGVFWFLNKTPWGLRIRAVTQNRNMSACLGIPTQKVDALAFAIGSGLAGIAGCAVSLLGSVGPNTGQNYIVDTFMIVVVGGVGKLVGSIIAALAIGTASYIIGSNVLVDAFSFFPPLSEFFRFFSTISMAKVMVFALIIVFLQFRPAGLFPQKGRTVDA is encoded by the coding sequence TTGCTATCAGGACTCTTAAACGGGATTTTTAGCGGTGTTAGCGTCGGCTCGGTGTTGTTGTTGGCAGCGTTAGGACTCGCGATCGTCTTCGGACTCATGGGCGTGATCAACATGGCGCACGGTGAGTTGATGATGCTCGGCGCTTACACGACTTTCGTAGTGCAAAATGTCATGAGACCGATGGGCGGTTTCTGGTTTGACATTTACATATTCGTGGCGTTGATTGCTGCTTTTATTGTCACGGCTATTTTTGGCATTGTGCTAGAACGCGGCGTGATTCGATATTTATATGGGCGACCGCTCGAAACATTGCTGGCAACTTGGGGCGTAAGCTTGATTCTGCAACAGTTGGTTCGCAGTATCAGTTGGCAATTAGTCATTCTGATCGCGGTGTTCTGTGCTCTGTTCTTTGGTGCGATGTGGATTTTGGCGCGTCGTCCGAACTATGAGCAAATTCGAGGGTGGTCGATCGCAATTCTTCTACCCCTGTCTGCTGCGGTTGCGCTCACGGTGAGTCATACCGTTGGGCAGCTTTACGGATTGGTGGCGACAAAGCCTTGGTTCGGAGCGCAAAACGTAGATGTGACGGCTCCAAGATGGTTGCGAGGCGGATTGTCGATCGCTGGAACACAGTTCTCGTATGCTCGGATTTTCATCATCTTTTTAACGATCGCTGCGGTGTGCGGTGTGTTCTGGTTCTTGAATAAAACACCTTGGGGCTTACGGATTCGAGCGGTGACACAGAACCGGAATATGAGCGCTTGTTTAGGAATTCCGACTCAGAAAGTCGATGCGTTGGCATTTGCGATCGGGTCTGGACTGGCGGGAATTGCTGGCTGTGCGGTGAGTTTACTCGGATCAGTTGGACCGAATACGGGACAAAACTACATTGTTGATACGTTCATGATTGTCGTGGTGGGTGGCGTTGGAAAACTGGTTGGTAGCATCATTGCAGCACTCGCGATCGGGACTGCCAGCTACATTATTGGATCGAATGTGTTAGTCGATGCGTTTAGCTTCTTTCCGCCATTGTCTGAATTCTTCAGATTTTTCTCGACGATCAGCATGGCAAAAGTGATGGTGTTTGCGTTGATTATTGTCTTTCTGCAATTCCGTCCGGCTGGACTCTTCCCGCAGAAAGGACGAACTGTGGATGCTTAG
- a CDS encoding urea ABC transporter permease UrtC (similar to AA sequence:cyanobase_aa:LBDG_35220): MNKEAPWYKQKSILIEAAIVVAIALALILIVPNVLIAMGQAFRVNLLGRFLALAIVALGIDLIWGYTGILSLGHGLFFALGGYAIAMFLQLQIPDGQLPDFFTLYGVDQLPAFWIPFYSFPFTLFAVVFLPAIVAAVLGYLVFRNRIRGVYFSILTQAALIVFFNFFNGQQKLINGTNGLKTDTATFFGQTVGDAQMQWMVYITTIWLLVGAYALCRWLTSGKLGKLLVAVRDDEPRLRFSGYNPTGFKVLVFAVSAALAGVAGALYTVQSGIISPKAMDIASSIEMVIWVAVGGRASLVGAVLGALLVNFARSILSEQYPEIWYFFQGALFLTVVTVLPGGIVGWIRNEGLDFVRSRFLGKRQLATYPSLEEDPEVQYERENLANRKSDG; this comes from the coding sequence GTGAACAAAGAAGCGCCTTGGTATAAGCAGAAATCGATCCTGATCGAAGCTGCTATCGTGGTCGCGATCGCGCTTGCTCTAATTTTAATTGTGCCGAATGTGTTGATCGCAATGGGTCAGGCGTTTCGCGTCAATTTGCTGGGGCGTTTTCTAGCATTGGCGATCGTGGCTTTGGGAATTGATTTGATCTGGGGCTACACCGGGATTTTGAGCTTAGGACATGGATTGTTCTTTGCATTGGGTGGATACGCGATCGCAATGTTCCTTCAGTTGCAAATTCCCGATGGACAGTTGCCAGATTTCTTTACGCTGTATGGCGTGGATCAGCTTCCAGCATTTTGGATTCCGTTCTATTCGTTTCCGTTTACGCTGTTTGCGGTCGTATTTTTGCCCGCGATCGTGGCAGCCGTTCTCGGTTACTTAGTCTTTCGGAACCGGATTCGAGGTGTTTATTTCTCGATCCTGACGCAAGCTGCACTGATTGTATTTTTCAACTTCTTCAATGGTCAGCAAAAACTGATCAATGGAACCAATGGATTGAAAACCGATACGGCGACCTTTTTTGGTCAAACCGTGGGTGATGCTCAGATGCAATGGATGGTTTACATCACCACGATTTGGTTGTTGGTTGGAGCGTATGCGCTATGTCGATGGCTCACGAGCGGTAAACTTGGAAAGCTTTTAGTCGCAGTGCGGGATGATGAACCTCGACTGAGATTTTCGGGATATAACCCCACTGGCTTCAAAGTACTTGTCTTTGCAGTATCAGCGGCGCTTGCAGGTGTGGCAGGAGCGTTGTACACGGTTCAATCTGGGATCATTTCACCGAAAGCGATGGACATTGCTTCTTCGATCGAGATGGTGATCTGGGTTGCGGTTGGAGGAAGAGCAAGCTTAGTGGGTGCGGTTCTTGGAGCGTTGCTGGTTAACTTTGCAAGAAGCATTCTGAGTGAACAGTATCCAGAGATTTGGTACTTTTTCCAAGGTGCATTGTTCTTAACGGTCGTAACGGTGCTACCGGGTGGAATTGTCGGCTGGATTCGCAATGAAGGACTGGACTTTGTGCGATCGCGGTTCCTCGGTAAGCGTCAGTTAGCCACTTATCCAAGCTTAGAGGAAGATCCGGAAGTGCAATATGAGCGGGAAAATCTTGCAAATCGAAAATCTGACGGTTAG
- a CDS encoding ABC transporter related (similar to AA sequence:cyanobase_aa:LBDG_35230): MSGKILQIENLTVSFDGFKAINHLNFDLNEGELRVIIGPNGAGKTTFLDTITGKTQPTIGSVHFKGRNTKGLKEHQIARLGVGRKFQTPRVYLNLTPRENLELSCNRHKNVWNAIVGKRPAAEQRTVAGLLETIGLDLKADIKAALLSHGEKQRLEIGMLVAQSPDLLLVDEPVAGLTDEETEKVGDLLLALAESHSIIVIEHDMEFVRQIARQVTVLHQGSVLCEGTMDEVQNDPRVIEVYLGQQEEHAA; the protein is encoded by the coding sequence ATGAGCGGGAAAATCTTGCAAATCGAAAATCTGACGGTTAGTTTTGATGGCTTCAAGGCGATTAATCATCTCAATTTTGACCTGAATGAAGGTGAACTACGGGTGATTATTGGTCCGAATGGAGCCGGAAAAACGACCTTTCTCGATACGATTACTGGAAAAACACAACCGACGATCGGCAGTGTTCATTTCAAAGGTCGCAATACGAAAGGTTTGAAAGAGCATCAAATTGCTCGGTTAGGCGTGGGGCGGAAGTTCCAAACGCCACGAGTGTATCTCAACCTTACGCCACGGGAGAACTTAGAACTTTCTTGCAATCGGCATAAGAATGTTTGGAATGCGATCGTCGGTAAACGTCCTGCTGCCGAACAGCGAACAGTCGCGGGATTACTCGAAACGATCGGGCTAGATCTCAAAGCGGACATTAAAGCGGCGTTGCTTTCTCATGGTGAAAAACAACGGTTAGAAATTGGCATGTTAGTGGCTCAATCTCCTGATTTACTCTTAGTCGATGAGCCTGTCGCGGGACTGACCGATGAAGAAACTGAGAAAGTCGGAGATTTACTTTTAGCATTGGCGGAAAGTCATTCGATTATCGTGATCGAACATGACATGGAATTCGTTCGGCAAATCGCAAGACAAGTCACTGTACTTCACCAAGGAAGTGTCTTGTGTGAAGGCACAATGGACGAAGTGCAAAACGATCCGCGAGTCATTGAAGTATATCTAGGACAACAAGAAGAACACGCAGCGTAA
- a CDS encoding urea ABC transporter, ATP-binding protein UrtE (similar to AA sequence:cyanobase_aa:LBDG_35240), producing the protein MSYTNTTLEPMGSSTSDPMLEVSGLNVYYGESHILRGVDMTVHPGKMVCLIGRNGVGKTTLLKTIMGLLKPRSGSISLAGEPITVKSPDQRARLGIGYVPQGREVIPRLTVKENLILGLEALPKRNKSAEIPEEIFELFPVLKTMLWRMGGDLSGGQQQQLAIARALMGQPRLLVLDEPTEGIQPSIILEIEAAVRRIIETTGISVLLVEQHLHFVRQADWYYAMQKGGIVASGSTQELSNEVVQRFLAV; encoded by the coding sequence ATGAGTTATACCAACACCACGTTAGAACCAATGGGATCGAGTACCTCAGATCCAATGCTAGAAGTCTCCGGTCTGAATGTGTATTACGGAGAAAGTCATATTCTTCGCGGCGTTGACATGACGGTTCACCCTGGCAAAATGGTCTGTTTGATTGGGCGAAATGGTGTCGGTAAAACAACCTTGCTCAAAACGATCATGGGCTTGTTGAAACCTCGATCGGGTTCTATTTCTCTTGCAGGCGAACCGATCACGGTGAAATCCCCAGATCAACGTGCCCGTCTTGGTATCGGTTACGTGCCTCAAGGACGCGAAGTGATTCCACGGTTAACCGTCAAGGAGAATTTGATTCTCGGACTCGAAGCACTTCCGAAGCGGAATAAGAGCGCTGAAATTCCAGAGGAAATCTTTGAGCTATTTCCGGTTCTCAAAACGATGCTCTGGCGCATGGGCGGAGACTTGAGCGGTGGACAACAGCAACAATTAGCGATCGCTCGTGCGCTCATGGGTCAGCCTCGATTATTAGTCCTCGATGAACCGACTGAAGGAATTCAACCCTCGATTATTCTCGAAATCGAAGCTGCTGTTCGTCGCATCATTGAAACCACTGGGATCTCAGTCTTGTTGGTGGAGCAACACTTACATTTCGTGCGTCAAGCAGATTGGTACTATGCCATGCAAAAAGGTGGGATTGTCGCATCTGGCTCGACGCAGGAATTGAGCAATGAAGTCGTTCAGCGATTCTTAGCGGTTTAG
- a CDS encoding rhodopsin (similar to AA sequence:cyanobase_aa:Cyan7425_3441) — protein sequence MTQETWLWLGCLSMTAGAIFFGFGAERAKNDRWQVVYVLNFFICAIAAVLYLAMTQKQGFNVIFDRPTFWVRYVTWTFSTPLTIVLLSYLGKTKPAILGSMIGADVLMIATGFVAAISPKPTTNLWYIVSCGFYLGLAYLLLKHYREQAINAFPRSKSVFNRLLTVHLVIWTLYPVVWILARTGINVINSTTETAFYTILDVAAKVGFGFLALSSLQKLEKAESTEVGFDRIPVSQ from the coding sequence ATGACACAGGAAACATGGCTCTGGTTGGGTTGTCTGAGTATGACAGCGGGAGCGATCTTTTTTGGATTTGGAGCAGAACGCGCAAAGAACGATCGTTGGCAAGTTGTATATGTCCTGAACTTCTTTATTTGTGCGATCGCGGCTGTTCTCTATCTAGCAATGACGCAGAAACAAGGCTTTAATGTGATCTTCGATCGTCCTACGTTTTGGGTACGCTATGTAACTTGGACATTCTCAACACCGTTAACGATCGTATTACTGAGCTATTTGGGCAAAACGAAACCTGCCATTCTCGGAAGTATGATTGGCGCGGATGTTCTGATGATTGCGACAGGGTTTGTCGCTGCGATTTCTCCTAAGCCAACTACGAATCTTTGGTACATCGTAAGCTGCGGTTTCTATTTGGGATTGGCGTATTTGTTATTGAAACATTATCGTGAGCAAGCGATCAATGCTTTTCCTCGCTCTAAATCGGTGTTCAATCGGTTGCTCACTGTACATCTCGTGATTTGGACGTTGTATCCAGTCGTTTGGATTCTGGCTCGAACTGGAATCAATGTGATCAATAGCACGACAGAGACAGCGTTCTACACGATTTTGGATGTCGCTGCGAAAGTGGGATTTGGATTTTTAGCACTAAGTTCGCTGCAAAAATTAGAGAAAGCGGAAAGCACAGAAGTTGGATTCGATCGCATTCCCGTTTCGCAATAA
- a CDS encoding hypothetical protein (similar to AA sequence:cyanobase_aa:LBDG_06480), producing MRPNIQTIQSIQISTPIAITPIDNDTALISEGLVAIALPLGLFLGVLTRKTQKRRLLKRQIALLERLWQLSIDRAR from the coding sequence ATGCGACCCAACATTCAAACGATTCAATCGATTCAAATTTCGACTCCGATCGCGATCACTCCGATCGACAATGATACTGCTCTAATTTCCGAAGGACTGGTTGCGATCGCGCTTCCACTGGGGCTTTTTCTTGGCGTTCTCACCCGTAAAACTCAGAAGCGCCGTTTGCTGAAACGACAGATCGCCCTACTCGAACGCCTCTGGCAACTGAGCATTGATCGAGCGAGATAA